A single genomic interval of Bradyrhizobium japonicum USDA 6 harbors:
- a CDS encoding DUF2059 domain-containing protein produces MSRFLLTIAGALLLLVCNASAQGPSPEAMDAARKLVATLKIADQYRAALPQLLLKLRPVVAQDRPEIEHDYDAMTAPGSDIYAPFFASMIDQIAALYAKNFTVDELRQIEAFYAQPAGRKFMEKSDALAQASAQIGQDVSQKAADELKLRLIEALRQKAHKP; encoded by the coding sequence ATGTCGAGATTTTTGTTGACGATTGCCGGCGCCCTCCTGCTCCTCGTCTGCAACGCGTCGGCGCAAGGGCCGTCGCCCGAGGCGATGGATGCTGCGCGAAAACTCGTCGCCACGCTGAAGATCGCAGATCAGTATCGCGCGGCGCTCCCGCAACTCCTGCTCAAGCTGAGACCCGTGGTCGCACAGGACCGGCCTGAGATCGAGCACGATTATGACGCAATGACGGCGCCGGGCTCCGACATTTACGCGCCGTTCTTTGCCTCGATGATCGACCAGATCGCCGCTCTCTATGCCAAAAACTTCACCGTCGACGAGCTGCGCCAGATCGAGGCGTTCTATGCCCAGCCTGCTGGCCGGAAGTTTATGGAAAAGTCCGATGCGCTGGCGCAGGCGAGCGCGCAGATCGGCCAGGACGTCAGCCAGAAGGCCGCCGACGAACTGAAGCTGCGCCTCATCGAGGCGCTGCGCCAGAAAGCGCACAAGCCGTAG
- a CDS encoding ABC transporter permease, translated as MKRFRFNQQEIVFAVFALLFLVFSIFLRGFLTPDNMLTLLQNVAVLGILGLAMAIVVIGRGIDISLIAALAVPPGLVLQMVQNGHSLPASLLTAVLLTIAFGLVNGWLIAYAEVPSLFATLATGLLLAGLGQTALFQLDVVQWSPGMDGFERLGQGTILGIPTSIWMFAIACIVVAFLLRQTRWGAYIYAIGDNPYAARVTGIPSRPIIVLQYVITALIGCFAGLVMAASVNSMPTRIFNSTLIYDVILVVVLGGIGLSGGRGGVLNVVIGTLVIGTMLNGMTIMDISYAGQNLIKGVVLLLAVITDSFLNPRNEETAQQGDI; from the coding sequence ATGAAGCGCTTTCGTTTCAATCAGCAAGAGATCGTCTTCGCAGTCTTCGCGCTGCTGTTCCTTGTGTTTTCGATCTTCCTGCGCGGCTTTCTGACGCCGGACAACATGCTGACGCTGCTCCAGAACGTGGCAGTGCTCGGCATCCTCGGCCTTGCCATGGCAATCGTCGTAATCGGACGCGGCATCGACATCTCGCTGATCGCAGCCCTTGCGGTGCCGCCGGGACTGGTGCTCCAGATGGTGCAGAACGGTCATTCGCTACCGGCCTCGCTGCTGACCGCCGTCCTGCTCACGATCGCGTTCGGCCTCGTCAACGGCTGGCTGATCGCCTATGCCGAAGTCCCTTCGCTGTTTGCAACGCTGGCAACCGGCCTGTTGCTGGCCGGGCTCGGGCAGACCGCGCTGTTCCAACTCGACGTCGTGCAATGGAGCCCGGGCATGGACGGCTTCGAGCGGCTCGGACAAGGCACCATTCTCGGCATTCCGACGTCGATCTGGATGTTCGCAATCGCCTGCATCGTGGTCGCGTTCCTGCTGCGCCAGACCCGCTGGGGCGCCTATATCTATGCGATCGGCGACAACCCCTACGCCGCGCGTGTCACCGGCATTCCCTCTCGCCCGATCATCGTCCTGCAATATGTGATCACCGCCCTGATCGGCTGCTTTGCTGGCCTCGTGATGGCGGCATCCGTCAACTCGATGCCGACCCGCATCTTCAACTCGACGCTCATCTATGACGTCATCCTGGTCGTCGTGCTTGGCGGCATCGGGCTATCAGGCGGCCGTGGCGGCGTGCTCAACGTCGTCATCGGCACGCTCGTTATCGGAACGATGCTGAACGGCATGACCATCATGGACATCTCCTACGCCGGGCAGAATCTCATCAAGGGCGTGGTGCTGCTGCTCGCCGTCATCACGGATTCCTTCCTGAATCCGCGCAACGAGGAAACGGCACAACAAGGCGACATCTGA
- a CDS encoding OpgC domain-containing protein produces MITRDQSALLAPVERDLRLDLFRGVGLWMIFLDHIPHDVVAWLTLRNYGFSDAAEFFVFISGYLVGWIYGPIVAGGWFLAALKRLWRRAGEMYVAHIMLFLLFTAQIARTVRRFDNPMYADEFNVHNFLDHPDILIGQALSLRYKPVNLDVLPLYITLVLAAPFIVWGLVRRPNLTLAASVVLYVLARRFDWNIASYPPGTTWYFNPFCWQLMFVFAAWCGVGQIDKIATWVWSKAVMGLAAAWLAFAFLIVMTWHIPALEALIPKWMIKAIYPIDKTDLDMLRFTHFLALAIWMTYFIPRHWKALRLKWVHPVILCGQHSLPIFCLSVFLSFSAHWILMQYTRGVWEQLAVSFAGFVIMFGAAWLLDRAERVPSLFVKVTDVDDEREAAAEGVPVTVIGAAPARR; encoded by the coding sequence ATGATCACACGGGACCAGTCGGCTTTGTTGGCGCCGGTCGAGCGCGATTTGCGGCTCGATCTCTTCCGCGGCGTCGGGTTGTGGATGATCTTCCTCGATCACATCCCGCACGACGTCGTGGCCTGGCTGACCTTGCGCAACTACGGCTTCAGTGACGCCGCCGAGTTCTTCGTCTTCATCTCCGGCTATCTGGTCGGCTGGATCTACGGGCCGATCGTCGCCGGCGGCTGGTTTCTCGCCGCGCTGAAGCGGCTGTGGCGGCGCGCGGGCGAGATGTACGTTGCCCACATCATGCTGTTCCTGCTGTTCACGGCGCAGATCGCCCGCACGGTCAGGAGGTTCGACAACCCGATGTATGCGGACGAGTTCAACGTTCACAATTTTCTCGACCACCCGGACATCCTGATAGGTCAGGCGCTCTCGCTGCGCTACAAGCCGGTCAATCTCGACGTGTTGCCGCTCTACATCACGCTGGTGCTCGCCGCACCCTTCATCGTGTGGGGCCTGGTGCGCCGGCCGAACCTGACGCTGGCCGCCTCCGTCGTGCTGTATGTGTTGGCGCGCAGGTTCGACTGGAACATCGCCTCCTATCCGCCCGGCACGACCTGGTACTTCAACCCGTTCTGCTGGCAGCTGATGTTCGTGTTCGCCGCCTGGTGTGGCGTCGGCCAGATCGACAAGATCGCGACATGGGTGTGGTCGAAGGCGGTGATGGGACTGGCGGCGGCGTGGCTCGCCTTCGCGTTTCTGATCGTGATGACCTGGCACATCCCTGCGCTCGAGGCGCTGATCCCGAAATGGATGATCAAGGCGATCTATCCGATCGACAAGACCGACCTCGACATGCTGCGCTTCACGCACTTTCTGGCGCTGGCGATCTGGATGACCTATTTCATCCCGCGCCACTGGAAAGCGTTGCGTTTGAAATGGGTGCACCCGGTCATCCTCTGCGGCCAGCATTCGCTGCCGATCTTTTGCCTCAGCGTGTTCCTGTCGTTCTCGGCGCACTGGATCCTGATGCAATACACGAGGGGCGTCTGGGAGCAACTCGCCGTCTCGTTCGCCGGCTTCGTCATCATGTTCGGGGCGGCGTGGCTGCTCGACCGCGCCGAGCGGGTGCCCAGCCTCTTCGTCAAGGTGACGGATGTCGACGACGAGCGGGAGGCCGCCGCCGAAGGCGTGCCGGTAACGGTCATCGGCGCGGCTCCGGCTCGCCGCTGA
- a CDS encoding sugar ABC transporter substrate-binding protein, with amino-acid sequence MKHFGNPTRAIVAALGLAAMTAPALAQQGLDEPFQKPFKEALAGKTVAYVPVAMNFDLTEGWYAGLKKELEPFGVKFVIRDANWNTNAGAQAVTSLISEKPAVMVVHNPDVQTYAKLLQRAENEGIYVIQINMGSAYRSSAFVGANWVEIGERQTEGVVKACEGKSNKIAIIQGALSAAASAYTLKGVENVLAKHPEIKVVSSQAADWDAAKAKAITQTVLKQNPDLCGIVGFWDGMDIGTAAAVKEAGLTGKVFVATSGGGERKGACELVKSGAFDLNMSYDVPTQAAQMAGTIKWLLSSGIKPGSVKGSEYTTLIPITKENADSQMACWNLSDLKK; translated from the coding sequence ATGAAGCATTTCGGCAACCCGACAAGGGCAATTGTTGCCGCACTGGGTCTTGCGGCAATGACCGCGCCGGCCCTCGCCCAGCAGGGCCTGGACGAGCCGTTCCAGAAGCCGTTCAAGGAGGCACTGGCCGGCAAGACCGTGGCCTATGTGCCGGTCGCCATGAATTTCGACCTCACCGAGGGCTGGTATGCCGGACTGAAGAAGGAGCTCGAGCCGTTCGGCGTCAAGTTCGTGATCCGCGACGCCAACTGGAACACCAACGCCGGCGCGCAGGCCGTCACCTCGCTGATCTCGGAGAAGCCGGCGGTGATGGTGGTTCATAATCCGGACGTGCAGACCTACGCCAAGCTGCTGCAGCGCGCCGAGAACGAAGGCATCTACGTCATCCAGATCAACATGGGCTCTGCCTATCGCAGCTCGGCCTTCGTCGGCGCCAATTGGGTCGAGATCGGCGAACGCCAGACCGAAGGCGTGGTCAAGGCCTGCGAGGGCAAGTCCAACAAGATCGCGATCATCCAGGGGGCGCTGTCGGCCGCCGCGAGCGCCTATACGCTGAAGGGCGTCGAGAACGTGCTCGCCAAGCATCCTGAAATCAAGGTGGTGTCGAGCCAGGCCGCCGATTGGGACGCCGCCAAGGCCAAGGCGATCACCCAGACGGTGCTGAAGCAGAATCCCGATCTCTGCGGCATCGTCGGCTTCTGGGATGGCATGGACATCGGCACGGCAGCGGCCGTCAAGGAGGCCGGCCTCACCGGCAAGGTGTTCGTGGCAACTTCCGGCGGCGGCGAGCGCAAGGGCGCGTGCGAACTGGTCAAGTCCGGCGCGTTCGATCTCAACATGAGCTACGACGTGCCGACCCAGGCCGCGCAGATGGCCGGCACCATCAAATGGCTGCTGTCGTCGGGCATCAAGCCCGGCTCCGTCAAGGGCTCGGAATACACCACGCTGATTCCGATCACCAAGGAGAACGCCGATAGCCAGATGGCCTGCTGGAATCTCAGCGACCTCAAGAAATAA
- a CDS encoding ABC transporter permease subunit — protein sequence MPMRDTLTSLRYRYWPDHLLGEILSKRWTETAIPVILLLIVGLALSRSIDNFLSPASLADTARQAGEIGFIALGLALVVIVGGIDLSVGSIFALTDFCALYLLDVLGWPVPAVVVATLLCGALLGAVNGILIGYLRLRAFITTLITLIIYRSAYDLLIQRYSNAIASAFPDIPSWDFIGGGSVFGIPTVALVYIVIAIFGHIFMTRLRPGWHITAIGGSRRSAYNSGIPVRRTIALCYVASGVLTSIGALFFASRLGTVGGDIGVGLEVIVLTATVLGGITLGGGKGSVAKSAVGVLIVLLITNGLTTMNARGGVNRMALAGILLVAAMVDIRWQKNRTRIISKVYVAPTYHALPPPPPTEIGQGGPFEQNDKLRNVESIGLGRIEAPEDVILDRHDNLYAGSRHGDIMRFLAPDYQKMEVFAHIGGQPLGMAFDREDNLYVCIGGMGLYRIKPDGTVEKATDETNRSMRSVNDDSRLRLADDLDITDDGLIFFSEATVRYEMDEWPIDGLEARGNGRIICYDTKTGVTRTELRGLKFPNGICVASDGQSILFAETFGCSIKRYYFAGSKKGKVEVVMDNLPGYPDNINLASDGNYWLALVGMRSPSLDLAWKMPGFRRRMGKRVPVDEWLFPNINTGCVVKFNEQGKIVESFWDLRGENHPMITSMREHRGYLYLGGILNNRIGRYKLDNADPNFVQYDKRWGKQS from the coding sequence ATGCCGATGCGCGACACCCTGACAAGCCTGCGTTACCGCTACTGGCCCGATCATCTCCTCGGTGAAATCCTGTCCAAGCGATGGACCGAGACAGCGATCCCGGTCATCCTCCTCCTGATCGTCGGCCTCGCGCTCAGCCGGTCCATCGACAATTTCCTGTCACCAGCGAGCCTTGCCGACACCGCGCGCCAGGCCGGAGAGATCGGCTTCATCGCGCTCGGGCTGGCGCTGGTCGTCATCGTCGGCGGCATCGACCTCTCCGTCGGTTCGATCTTCGCACTGACCGATTTCTGTGCCCTCTATCTTCTCGACGTGCTCGGCTGGCCGGTCCCGGCGGTGGTGGTGGCCACCCTGCTTTGCGGTGCGCTGCTCGGCGCCGTCAACGGCATCCTGATCGGATATTTGCGACTGCGGGCCTTCATCACCACGCTGATCACCCTGATCATCTACCGCTCGGCCTACGATCTCCTGATCCAGCGCTACTCCAACGCGATCGCGTCGGCCTTCCCCGACATTCCGTCCTGGGATTTCATCGGCGGCGGCAGCGTCTTCGGCATTCCGACTGTGGCGCTCGTCTATATCGTCATCGCCATCTTCGGCCATATCTTCATGACCCGGCTGCGCCCGGGCTGGCACATCACCGCGATCGGCGGCTCGCGTCGTTCGGCGTACAATTCCGGCATTCCCGTCCGCCGCACCATCGCGCTCTGCTACGTCGCAAGCGGCGTGCTGACCAGCATCGGCGCGCTGTTCTTCGCGTCGCGGCTTGGCACCGTCGGTGGCGACATCGGCGTCGGACTAGAGGTGATCGTGCTGACCGCGACGGTGCTGGGCGGCATCACGCTCGGCGGCGGCAAGGGCTCGGTCGCCAAATCGGCTGTCGGGGTGCTGATCGTGCTCCTGATCACCAACGGCCTGACGACCATGAATGCACGTGGCGGCGTCAACCGGATGGCGCTTGCCGGCATCCTGCTCGTTGCTGCCATGGTCGACATCCGCTGGCAGAAGAACCGAACCCGCATCATCAGCAAGGTCTACGTTGCGCCAACCTATCACGCGCTACCTCCGCCTCCGCCGACCGAGATCGGGCAAGGCGGCCCGTTCGAGCAGAACGACAAGCTGCGCAACGTCGAGTCGATCGGCCTCGGCCGCATCGAGGCACCGGAGGACGTCATCCTCGATCGCCACGACAATCTCTACGCGGGATCGCGCCATGGCGACATCATGCGCTTCCTCGCGCCCGACTATCAGAAGATGGAGGTGTTCGCCCATATCGGCGGCCAGCCGCTCGGTATGGCCTTCGACCGCGAGGACAATCTCTACGTCTGCATCGGCGGCATGGGGCTCTACCGGATCAAGCCTGACGGCACGGTGGAAAAGGCCACCGACGAGACCAATCGCAGCATGCGCTCTGTCAACGACGACAGCCGCCTGCGGCTCGCCGACGATCTCGACATCACCGACGACGGGCTGATCTTCTTCTCCGAGGCCACCGTGCGTTACGAGATGGACGAGTGGCCGATCGACGGCCTCGAGGCGCGCGGCAATGGCCGCATCATCTGCTACGACACCAAGACCGGCGTGACGCGCACCGAGCTGCGCGGCCTCAAATTCCCCAACGGCATCTGCGTCGCCAGCGACGGCCAGTCAATTCTATTCGCCGAAACCTTCGGCTGCTCGATCAAGCGCTACTACTTCGCAGGGTCAAAGAAGGGCAAGGTCGAGGTTGTCATGGACAATCTGCCGGGCTACCCGGATAACATCAACCTCGCCTCCGACGGCAATTACTGGCTGGCGCTGGTCGGTATGCGTAGCCCCTCGCTCGACCTCGCCTGGAAGATGCCCGGCTTCCGCCGCCGCATGGGCAAGCGCGTGCCGGTGGACGAATGGCTGTTCCCCAACATCAACACCGGCTGCGTGGTCAAGTTCAACGAGCAGGGCAAGATCGTCGAATCGTTCTGGGACTTGCGCGGCGAGAACCATCCGATGATCACCTCGATGCGCGAGCATCGCGGCTATCTCTATCTCGGTGGCATCCTCAACAACCGGATCGGCCGCTACAAGCTCGACAACGCCGATCCGAACTTCGTCCAGTACGACAAGCGGTGGGGGAAGCAATCGTGA
- a CDS encoding AMP-binding protein, translated as MLGAQVAGVASSINHLLNEDAIADLLQAQNATVLVVASEAADAAIWIKANNVAQRVPSLKTIFAIGANGPLPGGFLNFNEAVGSTRGTLDFAPSTDRNAICALFHTGGTTGRPKLVRLTHGNQIHAAWSFAQVHGLDELDAAVNGFPLFHVGGTMTLGLSILAAGGHVIIPSPYSLRSPEAIRDYWHTVERFRATIVSGVPTSIAALAEVPIGSSDVSTVRMALTGGAVAPKAVSDRFQARTGITLFETYGMTETAAAIAFNPGRGTPVQGSVGFRAPFAETKIVALADAELKTECPPLTSGLVLVRGPQVFPGYVDPQHDKGVLTDDHWIVTGDVGYLTPDQRLVLTGREKDLIVRSGHNIDPAAIEDVANAFPGVQMSSAVGMPDAYAGEVPVLFVVPSPGETIDLAQLREHLEHNVNEPPARPKRVVLLEALPATAVGKIFKPALRDLAVREKVRTEIDRIFGPDTAADILVEKDEKLNTVVSISVHSGDLDRTKMLVESLATLPQTYRIENRSS; from the coding sequence CTGCTCGGTGCCCAGGTCGCGGGAGTCGCCAGTTCGATCAACCATCTCCTGAACGAAGACGCGATCGCCGACCTGCTCCAGGCGCAGAATGCAACTGTTCTGGTCGTGGCCTCCGAAGCTGCCGATGCCGCGATCTGGATCAAGGCAAACAACGTCGCGCAACGCGTCCCGTCGCTGAAGACCATTTTTGCGATAGGCGCGAACGGTCCGCTGCCTGGAGGTTTTCTAAACTTCAATGAGGCGGTCGGGAGCACGCGCGGCACGCTGGATTTCGCACCTTCGACCGATCGCAATGCGATCTGCGCCCTCTTCCACACCGGCGGGACCACCGGGCGGCCAAAGCTGGTTCGGCTGACACACGGCAACCAGATCCATGCGGCCTGGAGCTTTGCGCAGGTCCACGGACTGGATGAGCTGGACGCCGCCGTGAACGGTTTTCCGCTGTTTCACGTCGGCGGCACCATGACGCTCGGCCTGTCGATTCTCGCTGCCGGCGGTCATGTGATCATTCCATCGCCGTACAGCCTCAGAAGTCCCGAAGCGATTCGCGACTACTGGCACACGGTGGAGCGGTTTCGCGCGACCATCGTGAGCGGAGTGCCGACTTCGATTGCCGCTCTTGCCGAGGTGCCGATCGGGTCCTCCGATGTCAGCACCGTTCGCATGGCGCTCACGGGCGGGGCCGTGGCTCCCAAGGCTGTCAGCGACAGGTTTCAGGCGCGGACCGGGATTACCTTGTTCGAGACCTACGGGATGACAGAAACCGCGGCCGCGATCGCTTTCAATCCCGGCCGTGGCACTCCCGTGCAAGGCAGCGTCGGCTTCAGGGCACCGTTCGCAGAGACCAAAATCGTCGCTCTGGCTGATGCCGAACTGAAGACAGAGTGTCCGCCTCTCACGAGCGGTCTTGTCCTCGTGAGGGGACCGCAGGTGTTTCCCGGATACGTCGATCCCCAGCACGACAAGGGCGTGCTCACCGACGACCACTGGATCGTCACCGGCGACGTCGGCTATCTCACCCCGGATCAACGCCTCGTGCTGACGGGGCGCGAGAAGGACCTCATCGTACGAAGCGGCCACAATATCGACCCTGCCGCAATCGAGGACGTCGCGAACGCCTTCCCCGGTGTCCAGATGAGCTCGGCCGTCGGCATGCCCGACGCCTACGCGGGAGAGGTCCCAGTTCTCTTCGTGGTGCCCTCCCCCGGAGAGACAATCGATCTGGCGCAATTGCGCGAGCATCTCGAACACAACGTCAATGAGCCTCCTGCGAGGCCAAAGCGCGTCGTCCTGCTCGAAGCTCTTCCGGCTACCGCCGTCGGGAAGATCTTCAAGCCCGCGCTTCGCGATCTCGCGGTCCGGGAAAAGGTCAGGACCGAGATCGATCGCATCTTCGGCCCCGACACGGCGGCAGATATCCTCGTCGAGAAAGACGAGAAGCTCAACACGGTCGTCAGCATCTCGGTCCATTCCGGTGACCTGGATCGAACAAAGATGCTCGTCGAAAGCCTTGCAACGCTTCCACAAACCTATCGCATTGAGAACCGATCGTCCTGA
- a CDS encoding sugar ABC transporter ATP-binding protein gives MSDIALSLRKATKLYAGVPAIDGVDFDLRRGEIHALVGENGAGKSTLTKVMAGVVTLTSGTMTIDGADVAPRTPLEARNLGIAMVFQENSLVPTMTVAQNLFLGQEKFYNRLRGIYIAAQQFLQSLNFDVTPTATVGGLGAAKKQMVEIARAVLHRAKVIIFDEPTASLTPEEKKYFFDLVRDLKKRGVSIVFISHALEEALLLADRITVLRDGKHVVTDDAAKFDRAAIVQAMVGRDLSNTLYGARKSNVRLPGARVLTVQNLKMAPMVKNNSLSVFAGQITGVFGLVGAGRTETFKIVSGVLKRDFFHGGEILLHDKPVRYRVPAPAVKAGIAYVTEDRKVEGFFETSSIARNIYLGLLSKFPKGRMMLSQRENEAIGRTWIERLKVRAIGNDGKVVELSGGNQQKVVIAKSLVQEPDLIIFDEPTRGVDVGAIVEIHELINQLADEGKAVVVISSYLPEIMALSDRILVSRQGKVVEEFSALDATEERIMYAAIH, from the coding sequence ATGAGCGACATCGCACTCTCGCTGCGCAAGGCCACAAAACTTTACGCCGGCGTGCCCGCCATCGACGGGGTCGACTTCGATCTGCGCCGCGGCGAGATCCACGCGCTGGTCGGCGAGAACGGCGCCGGCAAATCGACACTGACCAAGGTGATGGCCGGCGTGGTGACACTGACCTCGGGGACCATGACGATCGACGGCGCCGACGTCGCACCACGCACACCGCTGGAGGCGCGCAATCTCGGCATCGCCATGGTGTTCCAGGAAAACAGCCTGGTGCCGACCATGACTGTCGCGCAGAATCTGTTTCTCGGGCAGGAGAAATTCTATAACCGCCTGCGCGGCATCTACATCGCTGCGCAACAGTTCCTGCAATCGCTCAATTTCGACGTCACGCCGACCGCCACCGTCGGCGGCCTCGGCGCCGCCAAGAAGCAGATGGTGGAGATCGCGCGCGCGGTTTTGCACCGCGCCAAGGTCATCATTTTCGACGAGCCGACGGCGTCGCTGACGCCCGAAGAGAAGAAATACTTCTTTGACCTCGTCCGCGATCTCAAGAAGCGCGGGGTCTCGATCGTCTTCATCTCGCACGCCCTGGAAGAAGCTTTGCTGCTGGCCGACCGCATCACGGTCCTGCGCGACGGCAAGCACGTCGTCACCGACGATGCCGCCAAGTTCGACCGCGCGGCGATCGTGCAGGCCATGGTCGGGCGCGACCTCTCCAACACGCTCTACGGCGCGCGGAAGAGCAACGTGCGGCTGCCCGGCGCGCGCGTGCTCACGGTGCAGAACCTGAAGATGGCGCCGATGGTGAAGAACAATTCGCTATCGGTGTTCGCAGGCCAGATCACCGGCGTATTCGGCCTCGTCGGGGCCGGCCGCACCGAGACGTTCAAGATCGTCTCAGGGGTGCTCAAGCGCGACTTCTTCCATGGCGGCGAGATCCTGCTGCACGACAAGCCGGTCCGCTACCGGGTGCCGGCGCCGGCGGTCAAGGCAGGCATCGCCTATGTCACCGAGGACCGCAAGGTCGAGGGCTTCTTCGAGACGTCCTCGATCGCACGCAACATCTATCTCGGCCTTCTGTCGAAATTTCCCAAGGGCCGCATGATGCTGTCGCAGCGAGAGAACGAGGCGATCGGCAGGACCTGGATCGAACGGCTCAAGGTTCGCGCGATCGGCAACGACGGCAAGGTGGTCGAGCTTTCCGGCGGCAATCAGCAGAAGGTCGTGATCGCCAAGTCGCTGGTGCAGGAACCGGACCTGATCATCTTCGACGAGCCGACCCGCGGCGTCGACGTCGGTGCCATCGTCGAGATCCACGAGCTGATCAACCAGCTCGCCGACGAGGGCAAGGCGGTGGTGGTCATCTCATCCTACCTGCCCGAGATCATGGCGCTCTCCGACCGGATCCTGGTCTCACGGCAGGGCAAGGTCGTGGAGGAATTCTCCGCGCTCGACGCGACGGAGGAGAGGATCATGTACGCGGCGATCCACTGA